In Persicimonas caeni, a single window of DNA contains:
- a CDS encoding fumarylacetoacetate hydrolase family protein: MKLGTLKDGTRDGRLVVVKRDNSVYATADGIAKSMQEALDNWDEAEPKLQELFEKLEAGEVDGEPVDVNDFHSPLPRAYEWIDGSAYINHIVLVRKARDAEPPETLETDPLVYQGGSGHFLAPTEDIPLPNPEWGLDFEAEIAVVMGDTPRGVSKEEAGEHVKLLMLVNDNTFRNLIPGELAKSFGFFQSKPATTFSPFAVTPDELGDKWDGGRVNLPLETDYNGEFFGDPEAGPEMHFSFFDLIQHVTKTRSFTAGTILGSGTVSNEDQSKGSSCLSEKRMLEKIETGEFKTPYMQVGDTVKIEMKDEEGNNIFGTIQQKVVDAS, translated from the coding sequence ATGAAACTCGGAACCCTCAAAGATGGAACTCGCGACGGTCGTCTCGTCGTGGTCAAGCGCGACAACTCGGTCTACGCCACCGCCGACGGCATCGCCAAGTCGATGCAGGAAGCGCTGGACAACTGGGACGAAGCCGAGCCCAAGCTCCAAGAGCTGTTCGAGAAGCTCGAAGCCGGCGAGGTCGACGGTGAGCCGGTCGACGTCAACGACTTCCACTCGCCGCTGCCGCGCGCCTACGAGTGGATCGACGGGTCGGCCTACATCAACCACATCGTCCTGGTCCGCAAAGCTCGCGACGCCGAGCCCCCCGAGACCCTCGAGACCGATCCGCTGGTCTACCAGGGCGGCTCGGGCCACTTCTTGGCGCCGACCGAGGACATCCCGCTGCCGAACCCGGAGTGGGGGCTGGACTTCGAAGCCGAGATCGCCGTCGTCATGGGCGACACCCCGCGCGGCGTCTCCAAAGAGGAGGCCGGCGAGCACGTCAAGCTGCTGATGCTCGTCAACGACAACACCTTCCGCAACCTGATCCCGGGCGAGCTGGCCAAGAGCTTCGGCTTCTTCCAGTCCAAGCCGGCGACGACGTTCTCGCCGTTCGCAGTGACCCCCGACGAGCTGGGCGACAAGTGGGACGGCGGCCGCGTCAACCTGCCGCTCGAGACCGACTACAACGGTGAGTTCTTCGGCGACCCCGAGGCCGGCCCCGAGATGCACTTCTCGTTCTTCGACCTCATCCAGCACGTCACCAAGACGCGCTCGTTCACCGCGGGCACCATCCTCGGTAGCGGCACGGTCTCCAACGAAGACCAGTCGAAAGGCTCGTCGTGCCTCTCCGAGAAGCGCATGCTCGAGAAGATCGAGACCGGTGAGTTCAAGACGCCGTACATGCAGGTCGGAGACACGGTCAAAATCGAGATGAAGGACGAAGAAGGCAACAACATCTTCGGTACTATCCAGCAGAAGGTGGTTGACGCCTCGTAA
- the maiA gene encoding maleylacetoacetate isomerase, with the protein MKLYSYWRSSSSWRVRTALAFKGLDYEYEAIHLLEQGGIQHSEAHKARNSMEQVPVLEVDIDGETRHLAQSMAILEFLEETHPEPALLPEDAFGRARSRQLAEIVNSGIQPVQNLLLLQRLGRSFDVDAKAWCAPFIADGLAAYEKLARETAGDFSVGDAPTFADICLIPQMYNARRFKVDMSEMELLLQIEQNCMALDAFKAAHPDQQPDAAV; encoded by the coding sequence ATGAAATTGTATAGTTATTGGCGAAGCTCCTCGAGTTGGCGGGTGCGCACGGCGCTCGCCTTCAAGGGGCTCGACTACGAATACGAGGCGATTCACCTGCTCGAGCAGGGTGGCATCCAGCACAGCGAGGCGCACAAAGCGCGCAACTCGATGGAGCAGGTGCCGGTGCTCGAGGTCGACATCGACGGCGAGACGCGCCACCTGGCGCAGTCGATGGCGATCCTCGAATTCTTGGAGGAGACCCATCCCGAGCCGGCGCTCTTGCCCGAGGATGCATTCGGTCGGGCGCGCTCGCGCCAGCTCGCCGAGATCGTCAACAGCGGCATCCAGCCGGTGCAAAACCTGCTTTTGCTCCAGCGACTCGGCCGATCGTTCGACGTCGACGCCAAAGCCTGGTGTGCGCCGTTCATCGCCGACGGCCTCGCCGCCTACGAAAAGCTCGCCCGCGAGACCGCCGGCGATTTTTCGGTCGGCGACGCGCCGACGTTTGCGGATATCTGTCTGATTCCGCAGATGTACAACGCGCGGCGCTTCAAGGTGGACATGAGCGAGATGGAGCTCTTGCTCCAGATCGAGCAGAACTGCATGGCGCTCGACGCCTTCAAGGCGGCGCACCCGGACCAGCAGCCGGACGCGGCCGTTTGA
- a CDS encoding GNAT family N-acetyltransferase: MDHATLQIDIKHYRDLTKDELYAIMVLRDLVFVVGQKITAVPEVDGRDPECEHAMLYDGEQLIGTARLFAGEDPVVVGRVAIHPERQRQGLGSVLMRAVQEHLGARHAELHAQAHLEEWYASLGWERFGEPFDEAEIPHVMMRWVPTR; encoded by the coding sequence ATGGACCACGCGACCCTTCAAATCGACATCAAGCACTACCGCGACCTGACCAAAGATGAGCTCTACGCCATCATGGTCCTGCGCGACCTCGTCTTCGTGGTCGGCCAGAAGATCACCGCCGTGCCGGAGGTCGACGGGCGCGACCCGGAGTGCGAGCACGCCATGCTCTACGACGGCGAGCAGTTGATTGGGACCGCGCGGCTCTTCGCGGGCGAAGACCCGGTGGTCGTCGGTCGCGTGGCCATCCATCCGGAGCGCCAACGTCAAGGATTGGGGAGCGTCTTGATGCGCGCCGTTCAAGAGCATTTGGGGGCGCGCCACGCCGAACTCCACGCGCAGGCGCACCTCGAGGAATGGTACGCGAGTCTGGGCTGGGAACGGTTCGGCGAGCCCTTCGACGAAGCCGAGATCCCGCATGTGATGATGCGCTGGGTGCCGACGCGATAA
- a CDS encoding DMT family transporter: MGEIAALSASALWATASLMFARLGKSIGPLVINILKCVIALALMFVVLLVLDGRLWPAGLSTFETGMLALSGLAGLTLGDTAYFNALNRLGPRRTLLLAALTPPMTAIMAVFVLDEPITFGLLVGMGLTLGGVVWVILERHPGDDQVADVERDEADSGLSGAEKAGIGFGILAAFGQAAGNVLTKLGGSEITALEISIVRLAFGIGGLAIVLGAMGRLARSAEPLRDGRTFALLFAATFLGTFLGIWLMNAGLRYTYTGIASTLSSTSPIFILPLAYFIEKEKLSARSILGACVAVVGVAVLFLG; encoded by the coding sequence ATGGGAGAAATCGCCGCCCTTTCCGCCAGCGCCCTGTGGGCGACCGCCAGTTTGATGTTCGCTCGGCTCGGTAAATCCATCGGGCCGCTGGTGATCAATATCCTCAAGTGCGTCATCGCCTTGGCGTTGATGTTCGTGGTCCTACTGGTGCTCGATGGGCGTCTGTGGCCGGCTGGGCTTTCGACGTTCGAGACCGGCATGCTCGCGCTGAGCGGGCTGGCCGGTCTTACCCTGGGCGACACGGCCTACTTCAACGCGCTGAACCGACTGGGCCCGCGTCGCACGCTGCTCTTGGCTGCGCTCACCCCGCCGATGACCGCTATCATGGCCGTCTTCGTGCTCGACGAGCCGATCACCTTCGGCCTGCTTGTAGGCATGGGGCTGACGTTGGGCGGCGTGGTGTGGGTGATCCTCGAGCGCCATCCCGGCGACGACCAGGTCGCCGACGTCGAGCGCGACGAGGCCGACAGCGGACTGAGCGGCGCCGAGAAGGCCGGCATCGGCTTTGGCATCCTCGCCGCCTTCGGCCAAGCAGCGGGAAACGTGCTCACCAAGCTCGGCGGAAGCGAGATCACCGCGCTCGAGATCAGCATCGTACGCCTGGCTTTCGGTATCGGCGGCCTGGCGATTGTGCTCGGCGCGATGGGCCGGCTGGCACGCTCGGCCGAGCCGCTGCGCGACGGGCGCACCTTCGCCCTGCTCTTCGCAGCGACCTTTCTGGGCACCTTTTTGGGCATCTGGCTGATGAACGCGGGCCTTCGCTACACCTACACCGGCATCGCGTCGACGCTGTCGTCGACCAGTCCCATCTTCATCCTCCCCCTGGCCTACTTCATCGAAAAGGAAAAGCTGTCGGCGCGCTCCATTCTGGGCGCGTGTGTCGCCGTGGTCGGCGTGGCCGTGCTCTTCCTTGGCTGA
- a CDS encoding pyridoxal-phosphate dependent enzyme, which produces MRRIDELVGQTPLVKLNRVVDDDGPDVYVKMENVNPSGSIRDRYVSEIVTRAVDAGYIVAGDELAIAGVDDSSVAAALLTNLLQLRLRVFAPSHSSKRLLPLIERYGAEIVWTDEDKGLGGAIDAAATWARQAADRMYVDGYRRQAVTDSYADMADELLEALHGRILGAFITSVTTGGTFRHVAKELRETHPALQVGGAVLTDNDFSDLTGHAYNRLRKVSLSEAWEMRDRIAREEGLLLGPKGAAAVLLAIEMRKDVPEQEAIVALNPDSGQRYLGWEQKQLFEVTFHPDSAH; this is translated from the coding sequence GTGCGACGCATAGACGAGCTGGTCGGGCAGACGCCTCTGGTCAAGCTCAATCGAGTCGTCGATGACGATGGCCCGGACGTCTACGTCAAGATGGAGAACGTCAACCCGAGCGGGTCGATTCGCGACCGGTACGTCAGCGAGATCGTCACCCGTGCGGTCGACGCCGGCTATATCGTGGCCGGGGACGAGCTGGCCATCGCCGGCGTGGACGACTCGTCGGTGGCCGCCGCGCTGCTGACCAACCTGTTGCAGCTGCGCCTGCGCGTGTTTGCTCCGTCGCACTCGAGCAAGCGGCTGTTGCCGCTCATCGAGCGCTACGGCGCAGAGATTGTGTGGACGGATGAAGACAAAGGTCTGGGCGGCGCCATCGACGCGGCTGCCACCTGGGCGCGCCAGGCGGCCGACCGCATGTACGTCGACGGTTACCGGCGCCAAGCAGTCACCGACTCGTATGCCGACATGGCTGACGAACTCCTCGAGGCGCTCCATGGGCGCATTCTCGGGGCGTTCATCACGTCAGTGACCACCGGCGGCACCTTCCGCCACGTGGCCAAGGAGTTGCGTGAGACTCACCCGGCCTTGCAGGTCGGGGGCGCGGTGTTGACCGACAATGACTTTTCGGATTTGACCGGTCACGCTTATAACCGGCTGCGCAAGGTCAGCCTGAGCGAGGCCTGGGAGATGCGCGACCGCATCGCCCGAGAGGAGGGGCTGCTTTTGGGGCCCAAAGGCGCTGCCGCAGTGCTCCTCGCCATCGAGATGCGCAAAGATGTGCCCGAACAAGAGGCGATCGTGGCGTTGAACCCGGATTCGGGCCAGCGATATCTCGGTTGGGAGCAAAAACAACTCTTCGAGGTGACCTTTCACCCCGACTCGGCCCACTGA
- a CDS encoding ubiquitin-like small modifier protein 1 codes for MTVSVRIPTPLRKYTDGQDQVSVEGATVGEALANLAEAHPELKSRIFDDSGSVRRFVNVFANDEDIRFQDQLDTELSDGDQVSIVPAIAGG; via the coding sequence ATGACTGTCAGTGTGAGAATCCCGACCCCGCTGCGAAAGTACACCGATGGCCAAGATCAGGTCAGCGTCGAGGGCGCGACCGTCGGCGAGGCCCTCGCCAACTTGGCTGAAGCTCACCCCGAGCTCAAAAGCCGCATCTTCGATGACAGCGGCTCGGTGCGTCGCTTCGTCAACGTCTTCGCCAATGACGAAGATATCCGCTTCCAGGACCAGCTCGACACCGAGCTGTCCGATGGCGACCAGGTCTCGATCGTTCCCGCCATCGCCGGAGGCTGA
- a CDS encoding PLP-dependent cysteine synthase family protein, which translates to MSVRSSKTKKSESRPLAPTPKKSLLEMVGNTPMVRLEHVTSHLPDEVEVWAKLEFMNPGGSVKDRPARQIILDALETGELTPEKTLIDSTSGNTGIAYAMIGAAVGIDVALVMPENVSPARKHIVSTFGAEIIYSDPMDGSDGAQRLCKELVDNDEEGKYFYANQYGNPNNPGAHVLTTAPEIWEQTDGRVTHFVASTGTSGTIMGVTRGLKQFNSDIQTYGAQPSDAFHGLEGLKHMPSAIVPDIYHEDELSGVIYVDTEDGWDMAEKLARTEGIAAGNSAGANVWAALKVAEELDEGVVVTVICDHADRYLGQ; encoded by the coding sequence GTGTCCGTACGCTCCTCGAAGACGAAGAAGAGCGAGTCGCGACCTCTGGCGCCGACGCCCAAGAAGTCGCTGTTGGAGATGGTCGGCAACACGCCGATGGTCAGGCTCGAGCATGTCACCTCGCACTTGCCCGATGAGGTCGAAGTGTGGGCCAAGCTCGAGTTCATGAACCCCGGCGGCTCGGTCAAGGACCGGCCGGCGCGCCAGATCATCCTCGACGCTCTCGAGACGGGGGAACTCACCCCGGAGAAGACGCTCATCGACTCGACCAGCGGCAACACCGGCATCGCCTACGCGATGATCGGTGCGGCGGTCGGAATCGACGTGGCGTTGGTCATGCCCGAGAACGTCTCGCCTGCCCGCAAGCATATCGTGTCGACCTTCGGCGCCGAGATCATTTACTCGGACCCGATGGACGGCAGCGACGGCGCCCAGCGCCTGTGCAAGGAGCTCGTGGACAACGACGAGGAGGGCAAATACTTCTATGCCAATCAGTACGGCAACCCGAATAACCCGGGAGCGCACGTGCTGACGACCGCGCCCGAGATTTGGGAGCAGACCGACGGCCGGGTCACCCACTTCGTCGCTTCGACCGGCACCTCGGGCACGATCATGGGTGTGACGCGCGGCCTCAAGCAGTTCAACTCCGACATTCAGACCTACGGCGCCCAGCCCTCCGACGCCTTCCACGGCCTCGAGGGCCTCAAGCATATGCCGTCGGCCATCGTCCCCGACATCTATCACGAGGATGAGCTGTCCGGCGTGATCTACGTCGACACCGAAGACGGCTGGGATATGGCCGAGAAGCTCGCGCGCACCGAAGGCATCGCGGCCGGCAACTCGGCCGGAGCGAATGTGTGGGCAGCGCTGAAGGTGGCTGAAGAGTTGGACGAAGGGGTGGTCGTGACGGTGATTTGTGACCACGCCGATCGCTATTTGGGGCAATAA
- a CDS encoding Mov34/MPN/PAD-1 family protein: MTDIWTKDILDKVVAWLEAAYPVEGCGLILENDGEYRVLECENLADKYHQMDPEQFPRTAREFYIIDPMEFMRAEDRGERVAVVFHSHADVGDYFSDEDVNAATLPRDSDDEPLEPSHPGVDYLVVSTREDGADHATLFRFDEEEEGFPSVLEIEIEDGEYELSTVTS; this comes from the coding sequence ATGACTGATATTTGGACGAAGGATATTCTCGACAAGGTCGTCGCCTGGCTCGAGGCGGCCTATCCGGTCGAAGGTTGTGGGCTCATCCTCGAAAACGACGGCGAGTATCGCGTCCTCGAGTGTGAGAACCTCGCCGACAAGTACCACCAGATGGATCCGGAGCAGTTTCCCCGAACCGCCCGCGAGTTCTATATCATCGACCCGATGGAGTTCATGCGCGCCGAGGACCGCGGTGAGCGTGTGGCGGTGGTCTTCCACAGCCACGCCGATGTGGGCGATTACTTTAGCGACGAGGACGTCAACGCGGCCACGTTGCCGCGCGACAGCGACGACGAGCCGCTCGAGCCGAGCCACCCCGGGGTCGACTACCTGGTCGTCTCCACCCGCGAAGACGGCGCCGACCACGCCACGCTCTTTCGCTTCGACGAAGAAGAGGAGGGCTTCCCCTCCGTCCTCGAGATCGAGATCGAAGACGGCGAGTACGAGTTGAGCACGGTTACAAGCTGA
- a CDS encoding MBL fold metallo-hydrolase, whose protein sequence is MSNKNLPLRVTPLVEARFGLDGGAMFGIIPRPLWGKTNPPDENNRIDMACRCLLVEYGDRTVLVDTGIGSKWSDKERGIYKIHDQDDGLRAALDERELSTEAIDDVILTHLHFDHAGGVSEFADDAETVRATFPNATHWVQRRNWSWANSPSARDGGSYRKLDFGFFETSDDAPPLELVDGIAEIMPGIEVLPVHGHTFGMQLVKVETAEHTFVHLADLIPTSSHMRDPYVMGYDLQPLVTVEEKREVLYEAAKNDWVLIFEHDPKMGCARVEHDERGRPKAVPVSL, encoded by the coding sequence ATGAGCAACAAGAATCTTCCCTTGCGCGTCACGCCGTTGGTCGAGGCACGCTTCGGACTCGACGGTGGAGCGATGTTCGGCATCATCCCACGTCCGCTTTGGGGCAAGACGAACCCGCCCGACGAGAATAACCGCATCGACATGGCCTGCCGCTGCCTGTTGGTCGAGTATGGCGACCGCACCGTACTCGTCGACACCGGCATCGGCTCGAAGTGGAGCGACAAAGAGCGCGGCATCTACAAAATTCACGACCAAGACGATGGCCTGCGCGCCGCGCTCGACGAGCGTGAGCTGTCGACTGAGGCCATCGACGACGTCATCCTGACCCACCTGCACTTCGACCACGCCGGCGGCGTCAGCGAGTTCGCCGACGACGCAGAGACAGTGCGCGCGACCTTCCCCAACGCCACCCACTGGGTGCAGCGTCGAAACTGGTCCTGGGCCAACAGCCCCAGCGCGCGCGACGGCGGCAGCTACCGAAAGCTCGACTTCGGCTTTTTCGAGACCTCCGACGACGCGCCGCCGCTCGAATTGGTCGACGGCATCGCCGAGATCATGCCGGGCATCGAGGTGCTTCCGGTCCACGGACACACCTTCGGCATGCAGCTCGTCAAAGTCGAGACCGCCGAGCACACCTTCGTGCACCTGGCCGACCTCATCCCCACGAGTTCGCATATGCGCGACCCGTACGTGATGGGCTACGATCTGCAGCCGCTGGTCACTGTGGAGGAGAAACGGGAGGTCTTGTACGAGGCCGCCAAGAACGACTGGGTCCTCATCTTCGAGCACGACCCGAAGATGGGCTGCGCACGCGTCGAGCACGACGAGCGCGGCCGCCCCAAGGCGGTGCCGGTCAGCTTGTAA
- a CDS encoding DUF368 domain-containing protein, protein MNRIALFFKGVCMGLADIVPGVSGGTMALILGIYTEFIDSIKGLHLRWVKPLLRWLTGGRKQEDWDALKAELGTLNLPFLITLGGGILVALGIGSMVIPTLMAEYPVQMRAFFFGLILASVWVPLRMIQTGKGPKLAGVILAAVLGAGFGFVVTNPGNTFEITREWTEVTSEGETLEHLARRAPSAIPTDAIYWSPKNEALRESMAASEPEVATKLDTLHHGEGKIDETDKKALKARAEPYNEIMVPAGVSVQVPRPAYWYVFAAGAVAISAMLLPGISGSYILLILGAYFFILNALKGFIKTLLGGAIPVAQAGYVVVFLAGVSIGILTFARILSYLLHKFPAYTLSALVGLMIGCLRGIWPFRSQIEGVVVNVWPSAMSGPVVSALVTFVVGMLIVGTLTWLGSANEDEETAKATS, encoded by the coding sequence ATGAACCGAATCGCACTCTTCTTCAAGGGCGTCTGCATGGGCCTTGCCGACATCGTCCCCGGTGTCAGCGGCGGAACCATGGCGCTCATTCTGGGCATCTACACCGAGTTCATCGACTCCATCAAAGGCTTGCACCTTCGCTGGGTCAAGCCGCTGTTGCGTTGGCTGACCGGCGGGCGCAAGCAGGAGGACTGGGACGCGCTCAAAGCCGAGCTCGGGACGCTCAACTTACCGTTTCTGATCACGCTCGGCGGGGGCATCCTCGTGGCGCTCGGTATCGGCAGCATGGTCATCCCGACGCTGATGGCCGAGTATCCGGTGCAGATGCGCGCGTTCTTCTTCGGCCTGATTCTGGCCAGCGTCTGGGTGCCGCTCCGCATGATCCAGACCGGCAAGGGCCCCAAGCTCGCCGGCGTGATCTTGGCGGCGGTGCTCGGTGCCGGGTTCGGGTTCGTGGTCACCAACCCCGGCAACACCTTCGAGATTACGCGTGAGTGGACCGAGGTGACCTCCGAGGGAGAGACCCTCGAGCACCTCGCCCGTCGCGCGCCGAGCGCGATTCCGACCGACGCGATTTACTGGTCGCCCAAAAACGAAGCGCTGCGCGAGTCGATGGCCGCCAGCGAGCCCGAGGTCGCCACGAAGCTCGACACGCTGCACCACGGGGAGGGTAAGATCGACGAGACCGACAAGAAGGCGCTCAAGGCGCGCGCCGAGCCGTATAACGAAATCATGGTGCCCGCAGGCGTGAGCGTGCAGGTTCCGCGACCTGCCTATTGGTACGTTTTCGCCGCCGGCGCGGTCGCCATCTCGGCGATGCTGCTGCCCGGCATCAGCGGCTCGTATATCTTGCTGATTCTGGGGGCGTATTTCTTCATCCTCAACGCCCTCAAAGGCTTCATCAAGACGCTGCTGGGCGGCGCTATTCCGGTGGCGCAGGCGGGCTACGTGGTCGTCTTCCTCGCCGGCGTCTCCATCGGCATCCTGACGTTCGCGCGCATCCTGAGCTACCTGTTGCACAAGTTTCCCGCTTACACGCTCTCCGCGCTCGTGGGGCTGATGATCGGCTGTCTACGAGGCATCTGGCCCTTCCGGTCGCAGATCGAGGGCGTGGTGGTCAACGTGTGGCCGTCGGCGATGTCAGGCCCGGTGGTGTCAGCGCTGGTGACGTTCGTCGTCGGCATGCTGATCGTCGGCACGCTTACGTGGCTGGGGTCGGCCAACGAGGACGAAGAGACGGCCAAGGCGACAAGCTAA
- a CDS encoding thrombospondin type 3 repeat-containing protein, with product MHRSVRDGSVRRLFISLLAFLALSGLVLACTGSDFDEDGIADVDDNCPKIANPNQNDPDKDDLGDVCDNCPTVDNPDQADRDDDGVGDACDNCPDDPNGLQHDTDTDGIGDSCDDDIDNDGVANADDNCPNTANADQADDDNDGTGEVCDVCPGLSNPDQADQDGDGVGDDCDICPENEDPEQLESDGDTIGDACDNCPNIANEDQFDGDQDGVGNPCDNCPGVRNPDQEDLDRDGLGNACDDDIDGDSVPDTEDNCPEDPNSDQKDSDRDGKGDACDNCPVDPNVEQTDVDDDLIGDACDVCPTIVDYDQADADSDTYGDLCDNCPDDANRDQQDRDGDGVGDACDNCLRTENPDQTDSDGDGFGDACDNCTGAPNSQQEDSDSDGIGNACDNCPAVSNPAQEDEDGDGQGDACEDDCGDRDTDGDGIPDDCDNCPDTYNPNQSPNCG from the coding sequence ATGCATCGCAGTGTCCGCGACGGCTCGGTTCGTCGCCTTTTCATCAGTCTGCTCGCCTTCTTGGCTCTGTCCGGGCTTGTGCTCGCCTGCACCGGCTCGGACTTCGACGAGGACGGCATCGCCGACGTCGACGACAACTGCCCCAAGATTGCCAACCCCAACCAGAATGATCCCGACAAGGACGATTTGGGCGACGTGTGCGACAATTGTCCCACCGTCGACAATCCGGATCAGGCCGACAGGGACGACGACGGGGTCGGTGATGCGTGCGACAACTGTCCGGATGACCCTAACGGGCTGCAGCACGACACCGACACCGACGGCATTGGCGATAGCTGCGACGACGATATCGATAACGATGGCGTAGCCAACGCGGACGACAACTGCCCGAACACGGCGAACGCCGATCAGGCCGACGATGACAACGACGGCACCGGCGAGGTGTGTGACGTGTGCCCCGGGCTCTCCAACCCCGACCAGGCCGATCAAGACGGCGACGGGGTGGGCGACGACTGCGACATTTGCCCCGAAAATGAAGACCCCGAGCAGCTCGAGAGCGACGGCGACACCATCGGTGACGCCTGCGACAACTGCCCGAATATCGCCAACGAAGATCAATTCGACGGCGACCAAGATGGCGTGGGTAACCCGTGCGACAACTGCCCCGGCGTGCGAAACCCCGACCAAGAAGACCTCGACCGCGACGGCCTGGGAAATGCCTGTGACGACGACATCGACGGCGACTCGGTGCCCGACACGGAGGACAACTGCCCCGAAGACCCCAACTCCGACCAGAAGGATAGCGACCGCGACGGGAAGGGCGACGCCTGCGACAACTGCCCGGTCGATCCGAACGTCGAGCAGACCGACGTCGACGACGATTTGATTGGCGACGCTTGCGACGTCTGTCCCACGATCGTCGACTACGACCAGGCCGACGCCGACTCAGACACCTACGGCGACCTGTGCGACAACTGTCCCGACGACGCCAACCGCGACCAGCAAGATCGCGACGGCGACGGCGTCGGCGATGCCTGCGACAACTGCCTGCGCACCGAGAACCCCGACCAGACCGATTCAGACGGCGACGGCTTTGGAGACGCTTGCGACAACTGTACGGGCGCGCCCAACAGCCAGCAGGAAGACTCGGATTCGGACGGGATTGGAAACGCGTGCGACAACTGCCCAGCCGTCTCCAATCCTGCTCAAGAGGACGAGGACGGGGACGGGCAGGGCGACGCCTGCGAAGACGACTGCGGCGATCGCGATACTGACGGGGACGGAATCCCCGACGACTGCGACAATTGCCCCGACACGTACAACCCCAACCAGTCGCCGAATTGTGGCTGA
- a CDS encoding RrF2 family transcriptional regulator gives MDISARTMYGLRALVTLANARSDDPMSIQAIADEEALPAKFLEGIMADLKRGGFVRSKRGANGGYLLARPASEITLLDIIRHLDGPVAPVALHDKTAGDALTDRQKAFHPVWKEVRAATIRVLQTYTIQSIADAVPELAGDDFKPIYQI, from the coding sequence ATGGATATCAGTGCACGCACAATGTACGGGCTGCGAGCGCTCGTCACCCTCGCCAATGCTCGCTCCGACGACCCGATGAGCATTCAAGCCATCGCTGACGAAGAGGCTCTTCCCGCCAAATTTCTCGAAGGGATCATGGCCGACCTGAAACGAGGCGGCTTCGTGCGCAGCAAGCGTGGCGCCAACGGCGGCTATCTTCTGGCTCGTCCGGCCAGCGAGATCACGCTGCTCGACATCATTCGCCACCTCGACGGCCCGGTCGCGCCGGTGGCTTTGCACGACAAGACGGCCGGCGACGCGCTTACCGACCGCCAAAAGGCCTTCCACCCGGTCTGGAAAGAGGTGCGTGCGGCGACCATTCGGGTGCTGCAGACCTACACCATCCAATCGATCGCCGACGCCGTCCCCGAACTCGCCGGCGACGACTTCAAACCGATCTACCAAATCTGA